In the Apteryx mantelli isolate bAptMan1 chromosome 13, bAptMan1.hap1, whole genome shotgun sequence genome, one interval contains:
- the CD40LG gene encoding CD40 ligand: protein MNEPYSPTAPRPMSSTSPSTMKMFMCFLTVFIVAQTIGTVLFCLYLHMKMDKMEEALSLNEDYVFLRKVQKCQTAEGQKSTLLDCDKILRGFQDLQCKDGGASKERPKFEMQKGHEHSHSKGKNETAVAAERRQPIAAHLAGAKSSKAVSVLEWRTTGYAPMNSLISYQDGKLKVEKAGLYYIYSQVSFCTNAKASAPFTLYIYLYLPMEDDRLLLKGLDTHSTSRAVCDFQSIREGGVFELREGDMVFVNVTDSTLVNYSPGSTYFGIFKL, encoded by the exons ATGAATGAACCCTACAGCCCCACAGCGCCCAGACCCATGAGCAGCACCTCGCCCAGCACCATGAAAATGTTCATGTGCTTCCTCACAGTATTTATTGTAGCACAGACGATTGGGACTGTACTGTTCTGTTTATATCTTCACATGAAGATGGACAAG ATGGAAGAGGCGTTGAGCTTAAACGAAGATTACGTCTTCCTGCGGAAAGTACAGAAATGTCAGACGGCAGAAGGTCAGAAATCGACCTTGTTGGACTGTGATAAGATTTTAAGAGGCTTCCAGGATCTCCAGTGCAAG GACGGGGGAGCGAGCAAGGAGCGCCCCAAGTTCGAGATGCAGAAAG GCCATGAGCACTCCCACTCGAAGGGCAAGAACGAGACGGCGGTGGCAG CGGAGAGGAGGCAGCCGATCGCAGCCCACCTGGCGGGGGCCAAGAGCAGCAAGGCCGTCTCAG TTTTAGAGTGGAGGACAACGGGATACGCGCCCATGAACAGCCTGATCTCCTACCAGGACGGGAAACTGAAGGTGGAAAAAGCAGGGCTCTACTACATCTACTCACAAGTCAGCTTCTGCACCAACGCGAAGGCTTCGGCACCGTTCACCCTCTATATTTATTTGTACCTCCCCATGGAAGACGACCGGCTCCTGCTGAAGGGCCTGGACACGCACAGCACGTCGAGGGCTGTCTGCGACTTCCAGTCCATCCGGGAGGGCGGCGTGTTCGAACTGCGGGAGGGCGACATGGTCTTTGTTAACGTGACAGACTCAACGCTAGTGAACTACAGCCCCGGCAGCACCTACTTCGGCATCTTCAAGCTGTAG